The following nucleotide sequence is from Cryptomeria japonica unplaced genomic scaffold, Sugi_1.0 HiC_scaffold_2004, whole genome shotgun sequence.
AATTTCCTTAAAAAACAAAGTGACGGCGATCAGAATGCTGGAACCCACGAGCAAGGGAGAATCGAGAACCATCATGAGAACCCGAAACAACCAAAAGAGAAACCGGAAACCACATTGGAAAACCGGAAACCGTCGAGAAAGACCGCTCGCGGGAGCTGGGGAGCCGAGCCGAACTCAAACCCCACGCGACGGGGGACCTGCAACATGCGGAGGAAGGGGATCCCAATGGGTATCCCGAAGAGGTGGCGGCATCAACAACCCGCAGGAGGCGGCGGCAACAACCCGGAGGAAGAAGCGGCGGCAATCCGCAGGAGGCGGCGGCAACACACAAGGGCCGAAGCCCGTCCGCAGGCAGCGCCACGCGAAGGAAGGAGAAGGGGTCAGCGGGTCTTCGGG
It contains:
- the LOC131873542 gene encoding uncharacterized protein LOC131873542 → MLEPTSKGESRTIMRTRNNQKRNRKPHWKTGNRRERPLAGAGEPSRTQTPRDGGPATCGGRGSQWVSRRGGGINNPQEAAATTRRKKRRQSAGGGGNTQGPKPVRRQRHAKEGEGVSGSSGAQGAKAGKASEQRTREPERAGNVAPRGEDQNKAQRARRGRSARASINAKKQRMEEEKTKGSPRGTSRSHGSGITPQQQRKNPSISNGR